The Megalops cyprinoides isolate fMegCyp1 chromosome 10, fMegCyp1.pri, whole genome shotgun sequence genome window below encodes:
- the clstn3 gene encoding calsyntenin-3 — translation MERISFLSLLLLGLSWVAHSNKANKHKPWIETEYQGIVMENDNTVLLNPPLFALDKDAPLHYAGEICGFRVHSGTSGAGSAQFEAVVLDRSTGEGLVRSKEPLDCESQREHSFTIQAYDCGEGPDGVNSKKSHKATVHVRVNDVNEFSPVFVERRYEASVPEGRLFDRIVRVEALDADCSPQYSQICFYDIITPNVPFAIDNDGNIKNTEPLDSKRQRVHSFWVTAFDCGKNRAQADAQVIVTVKPSCKPGWIGWSKRVEYTPGSGSIPLFPNLHLETCEETVWNIQATVELQTGHIGKGCDRDSYSDRSVRRLCGAVRGEVDLLPPPSPAANWTAALPTLPSSDSSLVFSFNGSTHVAVVPDSVAAAVSGDHFTLQLWMRRGGANMQPPANQARGSHREEETIICSTVRNDDSFSHYSLSVHGCRLSLFYWPDVTTARPVKFLWKLEQVCDSEWHHLSLSVQFPSVTLYVDGVTFDPALIHDNGAIPSPAPRQRLVIGACWEPEEKQKDIVNNTIPEGRDTGRYVGGYRGLLSGVTVRPGSVEPHSVVECLYACREGLDFGDLETLGSGMKVHVNPSQSVLVLEGDDIESFNRAVQQVTYRNSLRFATPGVRPLKLTTSLRCFSEEGCLSLRQLEGYLVVLQPDAPQISLSGVGPHLARPAPEFESPHGVPLFPELRIVCSLSHAVNTAAQGMEGGALMSDAVAHTLDGCEVQPLGEELNPEREELLVDVESLRERGLDIINTTAYIAITGAESISVYEDILRSIRYRLAKGSARFERRFRLSCSEMNGRYTSNELTLEVNFLHSLDSLYHPSHLLASQQQFLHPSHHSGELSGHTLPNPHRNSVVPGAATVIIMVCVGFLVVMVILGVFRIRSIHRRGEGARGGAKEGSGQWDDSALTIIVNPMESYESRMGTLADTEGEGEEDEEVMDSPGDGSDDQRIIIKKEARDSTPRRY, via the exons ATGGAAAGAATAagttttctctcccttcttctcctgGGTCTGAGCTGGGTTGCCCACAGCAACAAAG CCAATAAGCACAAGCCATGGATTGAGACAGAGTACCAGGGGATTGTGATGGAGAATGACAACACAGTCCTGCTGAATCCACCTCTCTTTGCGCTGGACAAAGATGCCCCCTTACACTATGCAG GAGAGATATGTGGGTTCAGAGTGCACAGCGGTACGTCAGGCGCGGGTTCAGCCCAGTTCGAGGCCGTGGTCCTGGACCGGTCAACAGGGGAGGGTCTGGTCCGTTCCAAAGAGCCTCTGGACTGCGAGAGCCAACGGGAGCACAGCTTCACCATCCAGGCCTATGACTGCGGGGAGGGTCCTGACGGGGTCAACAGCAAGAAGTCACACAA agccaCAGTACATGTGCGTGTCAACGATGTGAACGAGTTCTCGCCGGTGTTTGTGGAGCGGCGATACGAGGCGTCTGTGCCCGAGGGCCGCCTGTTCGACCGTATCGTGAGAGTGGAGGCGTTAGACGCGGACTGCTCCCCACAGTACAGCCAAATTTGCTTCTACGACATCATCACCCCCAACGTTCCCTTCGCTATCGACAATGACG ggaacattaaaaatacagagccTCTGGATTCAAAACGCCAAAGGGTCCACAGCTTCTGGGTGACTGCGTTCGACTGTGGCAAGAACCGCGCTCAGGCTGACGCCCAGGTCATCGTCACTGTCAAACCCTCATGCAAGCCTGGCTGGATCG GATGGTCAAAGCGGGTGGAGTACACCCCTGGCTCAGGCAGCATCCCCTTGTTCCCCAACCTGCATCTGGAGACCTGCGAGGAGACCGTTTGGAACATCCAGGCCACCGTAGAGCTGCAGACCGGTCATATTGGCAAGGGTTGTGACAGAGACAGCTACTCTGACAGATCGGTGCGCAGGCTGTGTG GTGCAGTAAGGGGGGAGGTGGATTTGctcccacccccttccccgGCAGCCAATTGGACAGCAGCCCTCCCCACTCTCCCTTCTTCTGATTCGTCGCTCGTGTTCTCATTCAATGGCTCGACCCACGTTGCCGTGGTGCCCGATTCAGTGGCTGCTGCAGTGTCCGGGGATCACTTCACCCTCCAATTATGGATGCGAAGGGGAGGGGCCAACATGCAGCCACCAGCTAATCAGGCACGAGGAAGCCACAGGGAGGAAGAGACCATCATCTGCAGCACCGTCAGGAATG atgACTCCTTCTCTCACTACTCTCTGTCGGTTCACGGCTGCCGGCTGTCCCTGTTCTACTGGCCTGATGTCACCACCGCCCGTCCCGTGAAGTTCCTGTGGAAGCTGGAGCAG gtgtgtgacagtgagtggCACCACCTCTCCCTCAGTGTCCAGTTCCCCTCAGTCACTTTGTACGTCGATGgcgtgacctttgaccccgcACTCATTCATGACAACGGAGCCATTCCTAGCCCTGCCCCCCGTCAGCGATTGGTCATTGGTGCATGCTGGG agccagaagagaaacagaaagacatTGTGAACAACACCATCCCTGAGGGCAGGGATACAG GGAGGTACGTAGGAGGTTACCGAGGCCTGTTGTCAGGGGTGACTGTGCGGCCAGGAAGCGTGGAACCTCACAGCGTGGTGGAGTGTCTGTATGCCTGCAGGGAGGGGCTGGATTTCGGTGACCTGGAAACCCTGGGATCAGGGATGAAG GTGCACGTGAATCCCAGTCAGTCTGTCTTGGTCCTGGAAGGGGACGACATCGAAAGCTTCAACCGAGCCGTGCAGCAGGTCACCTACAGAAACTCCCTTCGCTTTGCCACTCCCGGGGTTCGCCCACTCAAACTCACGACCTCCCTCAG gtgtttcAGTGAGGagggctgtctgtctctcaggcaGTTAGAGGGATACCTCGTGGTCCTTCAGCCTGATGCCCCGCAGATCTCACTGTCTGGGGTGGGCCCCCACTTGGCTCGGCCAGCTCCTGAGTTCGAGTCGCCCCACGGGGTGCCCCTGTTCCCTGAGCTGAGGATTGTGTGTTCCCTCTCCCACGCTGTCAACACCGCTGCACAGggcatggagggagggg cactAATGTCAGATGCAGTGGCTCACACATTGGACGGATGTGAAGTCCAGCCCTTGGGGGAGGAGTTAAAcccagagagggaggagcttCTGGTGGATGTGGAATCATTAAGGGAAAGGGGGCTGGACATCATTAACACAACAGCGTACATAGCTATTACAG GGGCTGAGTCAATCTCGGTGTATGAGGACATTCTCCGGTCCATTCGCTACCGGCTAGCCAAAGGCTCTGCCCGCTTCGAGAGGCGGTTCCgtctctcctgctctgagaTGAACGGGCGGTACACCAGCAACGAGCTGACGCTGGAG GTGAATTTCCTGCACTCTCTGGACAGCCTGTATCACCCATCACACCTCCTGGCCTCACAGCAGCAGTTCCTCCACCCGTCTCACCACTCCGGAGAGCTGAGCGGCCACACCCTCCCCAACCCACACCGCAATTCTG tggtACCAGGAGCAGCCACAGTGATCATTATGGTCTGTGTGGGGTTcttggttgtcatggtgatccTGGGCGTGTTCAGAATCCGCTCCATCCATCGCCGAGGTGAGGGGGCCCGGGGTGGAGCAAAGGAGGGCAGTGGCCAGTGGGATGACTCTGCGCTCACTATCATTGTCAACCCCATGGAG tcCTACGAGTCTCGCATGGGAACATtggcagacacagagggagagggggaggaggacgaggaagTGATGGACTCACCTGGTGATGGCAGCGATGACCAGCGAATCATCATCAAGAAGGAAGCGAGAGACAGCACTCCTCGGCGTTACTGA
- the pex5 gene encoding peroxisomal biogenesis factor 5 isoform X1, with protein MAMRELVEAECGAANPLMKLTNQMTQEGGAWRHRATPTIPPTPIEIATEEELVNEFLQAPPRPPHSFDMGQLLEEMQQIDQQTYRQAPQRAPGVAALALSGDWAAEFLSGPDSASSPGQLGLSDVSDTDWTREFITDATDPGRWAEEYLEQSEEKLWLGDLGEREQESEWTQEYQPGEELKQTANELLAKVDDPKLQNTEFLRFIRQIGEGTVTVEDRAGKLVTDKAQAKEAQHWASNVNQVSAESVESWVDEFTTSGPDFQQAKAAVESDIDFWEKLQQEWEEMAKRDAESHPWLSDFDQLLSTSYDKGYQFEEDNPYLSHQDPLNEGVRRMEAGDIPGAVRLFESAVQREPDNQLAWQYLGTCQAENEQEFAAISALRRCIELKHDNLTALMALAVSFTNESLHRQACETLRDWLKYNPKYRHILEQSEREREKDGGREREKERDRFGSLLPESLFAEVQSLFLSAAASEPSRVDPQLQCGLGVLFNLSGEYDKAVDCFTAALSVTPQDYLLWNKLGATLANGSRSEEAVAAYRRALELQPGFVRSRYNLGISCVNLGAHREAVEHFLEALSLQRQAAGEGEGGAGKGAGAAATMMSDNIWSTLRMALSMMGESSLYAAADRRDLDTLLAHFSRGEGEGGPD; from the exons ATGGCGATGCGGGAGCTTGTGGAGGCAGAGTGTGGGGCAGCCAATCCCCTCATGAAGCTGACCAATCAAATGACCCAAGAAGGTGGGGCTTGGAGACACAGGGCAACTCCCACT ATTCCCCCCACTCCAATTGAAATTGCAACTGAAGAAGAG TTGGTGAATGAGTTCCTGCAGGCCCCTCCACGGCCCCCTCACAGCTTCGACATGGGCCAACTGCTGGAGGAAATGCAGCAGATTGATCAGCAGACATACAGACAAGCCCCACAGAGAG CTCCAGGGGTGGCAGCCTTGGCACTATCAGGTGATTGGGCTGCAGAGTTTTTGTCTGGCCCTGACTCCGCCTCTTCGCCTGGACAGCTCGGACTTAGTGATGTCTCTGACACTGATTGGACCAGAGAGTTTATCACTGATGCCACAG ACCCTGGACGCTGGGCAGAGGAGTACCTGGAACAGTCAGAAGAGAAGCTGTGGCTGGGAGAtttgggagagagggagcaggaatCGGAGTG GACACAAGAATACCAGCCAGGGGAGGAACTGAAGCAAACCGCCAATGAGCTTCTCGCTAAAGTTGATGACCCCAAATTACAGAACACTGAA TTCCTGCGGTTTATTAGGCAGATCGGAGAGGGCACTGTGACAGTGGAAGACAGAGCAGGAAAGTTGGTCACAGATAAAGCTCAGGCCAAGGAGGCACAACACTGGGCCTCTAACGTCAACCAG GTGTCTGCGGAGTCTGTGGAATCTTGGGTAGATGAGTTCACCACCTCAGGTCCTGACTTCCAGCAGGCCAAAGCTGCTGTCGAG AGTGATATTGACTTTTGGgagaagctgcagcaggagtGGGAGGAGATGGCCAAGCGCGATGCTGAGAGTCACCCATGGCTATCTGATTTTGACCAGCTGCTGAGCACCTCCTATGACAAG GGTTACCAGTTTGAGGAGGACAACCCCTACCTGTCACATCAGGACCCGCTGAACGAGGGCGTGCGGCGAATGGAGGCAGGGGATATCCCAGGAGCGGTACGACTCTTTGAGAGCGCTGTGCAGCGGGAGCCCGACAACCAGCTG GCATGGCAGTATCTGGGTACTTGTCAGgctgaaaatgaacaggaatTTGCTGCTATCAGCGCCCTCCGCAG GTGTATAGAGCTGAAGCATGACAATCTGACAGCTTTGATGGCGCTGGCCGTTAGTTTCACCAACGAGTCGTTGCACAGGCAGGCCTGTGAGACACTGCGTGATTGGCTGAAGTACAACCCAAAGTACCGCCACATTCTGGAGCAGTCGGAAAGAGAGCGAGAAAAAGATggcgggagggagagggagaaggagagggacagattTGGATCACTACTTCCAGA GTCCCTGTTCGCCGAGGTGCAGTCTCTCTTCCTGAGTGCCGCTGCTTCCGAGCCATCCCGAGTGGACCCCCAGCTTCAATGCGGCCTGGGGGTTCTGTTTAATCTGAGCGGGGAGTACGACAAAGCCGTGGACTGCTTCACTGCCGCCCTTTCCGTCACTCCACAA GACTATCTGCTGTGGAACAAACTCGGTGCCACCCTGGCGAATGGAAGCCGGTCGGAGGAGGCCGTCGCTGCCTACAGGAGGGCACTGGAACTGCAGCCAGGGTTTGTGCGCAGTCGATACAACCTGGGTATCAGCTGTGTCAACTTGGGGGCTCACAG AGAGGCTGTGGAGCACTTCTTGGAGGCCTTATCTCTGCAGAGGCAGgcagctggggagggggagggaggtgccGGGAAAGGAGCAGGAGCTGCGGCCACCATGATGTCGGACAATATCTGGTCTACATTGCGCATGGCGCTGAGCATGATGGGAGAGAGCTCGTTGTACGCAGCTGCTGACCGCCGCGACTTGGACACTCTCCTGGCTCACTTTTCccggggggagggagaaggagggccTGACTGA
- the pex5 gene encoding peroxisomal biogenesis factor 5 isoform X2, with the protein MAMRELVEAECGAANPLMKLTNQMTQEGGAWRHRATPTIPPTPIEIATEEELVNEFLQAPPRPPHSFDMGQLLEEMQQIDQQTYRQAPQRAPGVAALALSGDWAAEFLSGPDSASSPGQLGLSDVSDTDWTREFITDATDPGRWAEEYLEQSEEKLWLGDLGEREQESEWTQEYQPGEELKQTANELLAKVDDPKLQNTEVSAESVESWVDEFTTSGPDFQQAKAAVESDIDFWEKLQQEWEEMAKRDAESHPWLSDFDQLLSTSYDKGYQFEEDNPYLSHQDPLNEGVRRMEAGDIPGAVRLFESAVQREPDNQLAWQYLGTCQAENEQEFAAISALRRCIELKHDNLTALMALAVSFTNESLHRQACETLRDWLKYNPKYRHILEQSEREREKDGGREREKERDRFGSLLPESLFAEVQSLFLSAAASEPSRVDPQLQCGLGVLFNLSGEYDKAVDCFTAALSVTPQDYLLWNKLGATLANGSRSEEAVAAYRRALELQPGFVRSRYNLGISCVNLGAHREAVEHFLEALSLQRQAAGEGEGGAGKGAGAAATMMSDNIWSTLRMALSMMGESSLYAAADRRDLDTLLAHFSRGEGEGGPD; encoded by the exons ATGGCGATGCGGGAGCTTGTGGAGGCAGAGTGTGGGGCAGCCAATCCCCTCATGAAGCTGACCAATCAAATGACCCAAGAAGGTGGGGCTTGGAGACACAGGGCAACTCCCACT ATTCCCCCCACTCCAATTGAAATTGCAACTGAAGAAGAG TTGGTGAATGAGTTCCTGCAGGCCCCTCCACGGCCCCCTCACAGCTTCGACATGGGCCAACTGCTGGAGGAAATGCAGCAGATTGATCAGCAGACATACAGACAAGCCCCACAGAGAG CTCCAGGGGTGGCAGCCTTGGCACTATCAGGTGATTGGGCTGCAGAGTTTTTGTCTGGCCCTGACTCCGCCTCTTCGCCTGGACAGCTCGGACTTAGTGATGTCTCTGACACTGATTGGACCAGAGAGTTTATCACTGATGCCACAG ACCCTGGACGCTGGGCAGAGGAGTACCTGGAACAGTCAGAAGAGAAGCTGTGGCTGGGAGAtttgggagagagggagcaggaatCGGAGTG GACACAAGAATACCAGCCAGGGGAGGAACTGAAGCAAACCGCCAATGAGCTTCTCGCTAAAGTTGATGACCCCAAATTACAGAACACTGAA GTGTCTGCGGAGTCTGTGGAATCTTGGGTAGATGAGTTCACCACCTCAGGTCCTGACTTCCAGCAGGCCAAAGCTGCTGTCGAG AGTGATATTGACTTTTGGgagaagctgcagcaggagtGGGAGGAGATGGCCAAGCGCGATGCTGAGAGTCACCCATGGCTATCTGATTTTGACCAGCTGCTGAGCACCTCCTATGACAAG GGTTACCAGTTTGAGGAGGACAACCCCTACCTGTCACATCAGGACCCGCTGAACGAGGGCGTGCGGCGAATGGAGGCAGGGGATATCCCAGGAGCGGTACGACTCTTTGAGAGCGCTGTGCAGCGGGAGCCCGACAACCAGCTG GCATGGCAGTATCTGGGTACTTGTCAGgctgaaaatgaacaggaatTTGCTGCTATCAGCGCCCTCCGCAG GTGTATAGAGCTGAAGCATGACAATCTGACAGCTTTGATGGCGCTGGCCGTTAGTTTCACCAACGAGTCGTTGCACAGGCAGGCCTGTGAGACACTGCGTGATTGGCTGAAGTACAACCCAAAGTACCGCCACATTCTGGAGCAGTCGGAAAGAGAGCGAGAAAAAGATggcgggagggagagggagaaggagagggacagattTGGATCACTACTTCCAGA GTCCCTGTTCGCCGAGGTGCAGTCTCTCTTCCTGAGTGCCGCTGCTTCCGAGCCATCCCGAGTGGACCCCCAGCTTCAATGCGGCCTGGGGGTTCTGTTTAATCTGAGCGGGGAGTACGACAAAGCCGTGGACTGCTTCACTGCCGCCCTTTCCGTCACTCCACAA GACTATCTGCTGTGGAACAAACTCGGTGCCACCCTGGCGAATGGAAGCCGGTCGGAGGAGGCCGTCGCTGCCTACAGGAGGGCACTGGAACTGCAGCCAGGGTTTGTGCGCAGTCGATACAACCTGGGTATCAGCTGTGTCAACTTGGGGGCTCACAG AGAGGCTGTGGAGCACTTCTTGGAGGCCTTATCTCTGCAGAGGCAGgcagctggggagggggagggaggtgccGGGAAAGGAGCAGGAGCTGCGGCCACCATGATGTCGGACAATATCTGGTCTACATTGCGCATGGCGCTGAGCATGATGGGAGAGAGCTCGTTGTACGCAGCTGCTGACCGCCGCGACTTGGACACTCTCCTGGCTCACTTTTCccggggggagggagaaggagggccTGACTGA
- the pex5 gene encoding peroxisomal biogenesis factor 5 isoform X3, whose amino-acid sequence MAMRELVEAECGAANPLMKLTNQMTQEGGAWRHRATPTIPPTPIEIATEEELVNEFLQAPPRPPHSFDMGQLLEEMQQIDQQTYRQAPQRAPGVAALALSGDWAAEFLSGPDSASSPGQLGLSDVSDTDWTREFITDATDPGRWAEEYLEQSEEKLWLGDLGEREQESEWTQEYQPGEELKQTANELLAKVDDPKLQNTEFLRFIRQIGEGTVTVEDRAGKLVTDKAQAKEAQHWASNVNQFLEETGGGAVQVETQEGKEKSDKIKAKHAQQWATVVRQVSAESVESWVDEFTTSGPDFQQAKAAVESDIDFWEKLQQEWEEMAKRDAESHPWLSDFDQLLSTSYDKGYQFEEDNPYLSHQDPLNEGVRRMEAGDIPGAVRLFESAVQREPDNQLAWQYLGTCQAENEQEFAAISALRRCIELKHDNLTALMALAVSFTNESLHRQACETLRDWLKYNPKYRHILEQSEREREKDGGREREKERDRFGSLLPESLFAEVQSLFLSAAASEPSRVDPQLQCGLGVLFNLSGEYDKAVDCFTAALSVTPQDYLLWNKLGATLANGSRSEEAVAAYRRALELQPGFVRSRYNLGISCVNLGAHREAVEHFLEALSLQRQAAGEGEGGAGKGAGAAATMMSDNIWSTLRMALSMMGESSLYAAADRRDLDTLLAHFSRGEGEGGPD is encoded by the exons ATGGCGATGCGGGAGCTTGTGGAGGCAGAGTGTGGGGCAGCCAATCCCCTCATGAAGCTGACCAATCAAATGACCCAAGAAGGTGGGGCTTGGAGACACAGGGCAACTCCCACT ATTCCCCCCACTCCAATTGAAATTGCAACTGAAGAAGAG TTGGTGAATGAGTTCCTGCAGGCCCCTCCACGGCCCCCTCACAGCTTCGACATGGGCCAACTGCTGGAGGAAATGCAGCAGATTGATCAGCAGACATACAGACAAGCCCCACAGAGAG CTCCAGGGGTGGCAGCCTTGGCACTATCAGGTGATTGGGCTGCAGAGTTTTTGTCTGGCCCTGACTCCGCCTCTTCGCCTGGACAGCTCGGACTTAGTGATGTCTCTGACACTGATTGGACCAGAGAGTTTATCACTGATGCCACAG ACCCTGGACGCTGGGCAGAGGAGTACCTGGAACAGTCAGAAGAGAAGCTGTGGCTGGGAGAtttgggagagagggagcaggaatCGGAGTG GACACAAGAATACCAGCCAGGGGAGGAACTGAAGCAAACCGCCAATGAGCTTCTCGCTAAAGTTGATGACCCCAAATTACAGAACACTGAA TTCCTGCGGTTTATTAGGCAGATCGGAGAGGGCACTGTGACAGTGGAAGACAGAGCAGGAAAGTTGGTCACAGATAAAGCTCAGGCCAAGGAGGCACAACACTGGGCCTCTAACGTCAACCAG TTCCTGGAGGagacggggggaggggctgtgcaAGTGGAAACTcaagaggggaaagagaagagTGACAAAATTAAGGCTAAACATGCACAGCAGTGGGCTACTGTCGTCAGGCAG GTGTCTGCGGAGTCTGTGGAATCTTGGGTAGATGAGTTCACCACCTCAGGTCCTGACTTCCAGCAGGCCAAAGCTGCTGTCGAG AGTGATATTGACTTTTGGgagaagctgcagcaggagtGGGAGGAGATGGCCAAGCGCGATGCTGAGAGTCACCCATGGCTATCTGATTTTGACCAGCTGCTGAGCACCTCCTATGACAAG GGTTACCAGTTTGAGGAGGACAACCCCTACCTGTCACATCAGGACCCGCTGAACGAGGGCGTGCGGCGAATGGAGGCAGGGGATATCCCAGGAGCGGTACGACTCTTTGAGAGCGCTGTGCAGCGGGAGCCCGACAACCAGCTG GCATGGCAGTATCTGGGTACTTGTCAGgctgaaaatgaacaggaatTTGCTGCTATCAGCGCCCTCCGCAG GTGTATAGAGCTGAAGCATGACAATCTGACAGCTTTGATGGCGCTGGCCGTTAGTTTCACCAACGAGTCGTTGCACAGGCAGGCCTGTGAGACACTGCGTGATTGGCTGAAGTACAACCCAAAGTACCGCCACATTCTGGAGCAGTCGGAAAGAGAGCGAGAAAAAGATggcgggagggagagggagaaggagagggacagattTGGATCACTACTTCCAGA GTCCCTGTTCGCCGAGGTGCAGTCTCTCTTCCTGAGTGCCGCTGCTTCCGAGCCATCCCGAGTGGACCCCCAGCTTCAATGCGGCCTGGGGGTTCTGTTTAATCTGAGCGGGGAGTACGACAAAGCCGTGGACTGCTTCACTGCCGCCCTTTCCGTCACTCCACAA GACTATCTGCTGTGGAACAAACTCGGTGCCACCCTGGCGAATGGAAGCCGGTCGGAGGAGGCCGTCGCTGCCTACAGGAGGGCACTGGAACTGCAGCCAGGGTTTGTGCGCAGTCGATACAACCTGGGTATCAGCTGTGTCAACTTGGGGGCTCACAG AGAGGCTGTGGAGCACTTCTTGGAGGCCTTATCTCTGCAGAGGCAGgcagctggggagggggagggaggtgccGGGAAAGGAGCAGGAGCTGCGGCCACCATGATGTCGGACAATATCTGGTCTACATTGCGCATGGCGCTGAGCATGATGGGAGAGAGCTCGTTGTACGCAGCTGCTGACCGCCGCGACTTGGACACTCTCCTGGCTCACTTTTCccggggggagggagaaggagggccTGACTGA
- the cdca3 gene encoding cell division cycle-associated protein 3: MGISESKFAVATPRPERSGQIRNERICRLVDPRSPSAGIDRTPIQVGEFATRGAVRVESEGPVSAIDPRSPTPGVSRTPMKDVMRATVSSFARRLGLAFLNEEGDSNDPLPPLTFSKLQNLNLDEDGEMDSAEPLLPPNPPLFAAVSPDVCTPGASVCDSPSLSTQDSGFSAEEEEEQGQVDVEAKQFLDVGDMTADGESTLNKELSLSLLTCHDGVASSQMLSDDGSRPPSPLPDIDPLKDVDSEACLSPTPDPDQPLTLDAATTPSLVSSDITEPPSNKSETPVQPETSIEESPKPTTDYPSPTHIQSQSGSEPIRVKHFTFNTQSPSQVVFKPQWLGVGFGVTGVRARGVQGKAKGGSSPLSVRGGGKNAGNENRGQVARQKQRERCGKALVNEVRSPLQILKETNSPRDHASQLKLKIATPERQRLEQTDRRALSLCLDKENQR, translated from the exons ATGGGAATCAGTGAAAGCAAGTTTGCAGTGGCAACACCACGACCGGAGCGTAGCGGGCAAATCCGGAATGAGCGCATCTGCCGACTGGTTGACCCTCGGTCCCCCTCGGCAGGCATTGACCGTACACCAATACAG GTGGGAGAGTTTGCTACGCGGGGCGCTGTTCGGGTGGAGAGCGAAGGTCCTGTATCCGCAATCGACCCTCGTTCTCCTACACCTGGCGTTTCCCGCACCCCAATGAAGGACGTGATGAGAG CCACTGTAAGCTCCTTTGCCCGCCGCCTTGGTCTGGCCTTCCTTAACGAAGAAGGGGATTCAAATGACCCCTTGCCTCCTCTTACCTTCTCCAAACTTCAAAACCTCAACCTCGATGAAGATGGAGAGATGGACTCGGCTGAGCCTCTTcttccccccaaccccccgctcTTTGCTGCTGTTAGTCCAGATGTCTGCACTCCAGGTGCATCGGTCTGTGACAGCCCATCCCTGTCCACGCAGGACAGTGGCTTcagtgctgaggaggaggaagagcagggtCAGGTAGATGTGGAAGCCAAGCAGTTTTTGGATGTGGGGGACATGACCGCAGATGGTGAATCCACTTTAAACAAAGAGCTGAGTCTGAGTCTTCTCACTTGCCACGATGGGGTAGCGTCATCCCAGATGCTCTCCGATGATGGTTCTcggcccccctctcctctccccgaCATCGACCCCCTCAAAGATGTTGACTCTGAGGCTTGTCTGTCACCCACCCCTGACCCAGATCAGCCTTTGACCTTGGATGCTGCAACCACACCATCGCTGGTCAGTAGTGATATTACTGAACCCCCAAGTAACAAAAGTGAGACACCTGTCCAACCTGAAACAAGCATAGAGGAGTCACCCAAGCCAACCACCGACTATCCCTCTCCCACTCATATCCAGTCCCAGTCTGGGTCAGAACCAATCAGAGTAAAGCATTTCACCTTTAACACTCAGAGCCCCAGCCAGGTAGTATTCAAGCCCCAGTGGCTGGGGGTAGGGTTTGGGGTGACCGGGGTGAGAGCGAGGGGGGTACAGGGGAAGGCTAAGGGGggttcctcccctctctcagtccGGGGTGGAGGGAAGAATGCTGGGAATGAAAACAGAGGACAGGTGGCCAGACAGAAGCAAAGAG AGAGGTGTGGTAAGGCACTGGTGAATGAAGTCCGCTCCCCTCTGCAGATCCTCAAGGAGACCAATTCCCCCAGGGACCACGCATCCCAG ctgaagctgaagatTGCTACTCCTGAAAGGCAAAGgctggagcagacagacagacgagCCTTATCACTCTGTCTTGACAAGGAGAACCAGAGATAG